From the genome of Lotus japonicus ecotype B-129 chromosome 6, LjGifu_v1.2, one region includes:
- the LOC130724693 gene encoding glutamate receptor 2.7-like, with amino-acid sequence MKFYAQTSKAITNLLVWLPLITLILCQCLIGAKAANSSQTSSVGVVIDVNSEMGKQQKRAMQIAAQNFNNNSKTQNITLFFRDSAGNPLQAASAAEELITKKVKVIIGMETWQEAALVADLGAKAQVPIISFSSPPVVPPLMQLRWPFLIQMAKNEATHMNCIADIIHEFNWPKVIAIYEDNPYSSDSGMLSLFSEALQEVNSEIEYRLVLPPFTSLSDPKGVVLDELLKLLPLKSRIFVVLQASFPMVTHLFREAKKIGFLEKGTAWIINEGIASMLDSFNKSVLSSMEGTLGIQTYYSKSSSAYTQLQENFLAEHSETASSKPGSDALRAYDSITVVTKALEKISTNSSSSKVFLEEMLSSNFNGLSGNITFKERHLSYTPVLRVINVVNQNYKELDFWTPKLKFSGSLKILKDREKIGDHATKNLTGTVVWPGGLNSVDPPKGWVLPTNVNPLKVALPMNPAFDNFLKEDSPKKYSGFCIDLFHAVRGILYDKYSGLPYVFDAFNESYDILLQRVINESHDAIVGDVTILANRSKDVWFTQPYTESGLSLIFPAEIDRSAWLCMKPFSWEMWVATIGILLYTMFIIWFLEHHLNPEFGDGPVKNQISTTLWFAFTSLFFAHKEKINSNSARVVVGVWLFLVFVLTSSYTANLSSLLTVKRLKSGRDVQWLKRNNLSVGCDNSSGFVKSYLVNVYGFNPQQVTEVDGEHEIVEKFKSKRISALFLESPYEKVFLNKYCNDYTAITAAYKFGGLGFVFQKGSPMAKDFSVAILTLAENGTLKALEEKWLTPSKECTNSSTSQETEALTLDKFWGLYVIGAATSTICLVLALLRKYLHNHNHYQHEEESQLQGNITAEDNSVWNKALRISTDFNHGNHKSMDRAATFAGSGTKGVRRRNSSRWERISISEELSNPQRSESAIIEML; translated from the exons ATGAAGTTTTATGCTCAAACTTCGAAAGCAATTACAAACCTCTTGGTTTGGCTTCCTCTAATCACACTTATCCTATGCCAGTGCCTCATAGGAGCCAAAGCTGCCAATAGTTCCCAAACTTCAAGTGTTGGTGTGGTCATTGATGTCAATTCTGAGATGGGAAAACAACAGAAAAGAGCCATGCAGATtgcagctcaaaatttcaataaTAATTCAAAGACTCAGAACATAACCCTTTTCTTCCGTGACTCTGCAGGAAACCCTTTACAAGCAGCTTCAGCTG CTGAAGAATTAATTACCAAGAAAGTTAAAGTCATTATTGGAATGGAGACATGGCAGGAAGCAGCTCTAGTGGCTGACCTTGGAGCCAAAGCTCAGGTCCcaatcatttcattttcttctccCCCGGTAGTCCCTCCATTGATGCAACTTCGTTGGCCTTTCTTGATTCAAATGGCGAAAAACGAGGCTACACACATGAACTGCATAGCAGATATCATCCATGAGTTCAACTGGCCCAAAGTTATAGCTATATATGAAGACAACCCTTATAGCAGCGATTCTGGAATGTTAAGCCTCTTCTCTGAGGCTCTCCAAGAGGTTAACTCGGAGATTGAGTACCGTTTAGTCCTTCCACCATTCACTTCTTTGTCTGATCCAAAAGGGGTTGTTCTTGATGAATTGCTGAAGCTGTTGCCTCTGAAATCTCGCATTTTCGTTGTACTTCAAGCATCATTCCCTATGGTGACTCATTTGTTTAGAGAAGCTAAAAAAATTGGATTCTTGGAGAAAGGGACAGCTTGGATAATCAATGAGGGGATTGCAAGCATGTTGGACTCTTTCAATAAATCTGTTTTATCCTCTATGGAAGGAACTCTGGGGATTCAAACCTACTATTCTAAAAGTTCAAGTGCTTACACTCAGTTGCAGGAAAATTTCCTAGCTGAGCATTCAGAAACAGCTAGTTCTAAACCAGGTTCAGATGCCCTAAGAGCTTATGATAGCATTACCGTTGTCACAAAGGCCTTAGAGAAAATAAGTACTAATTCTAGTAGCTCTAAGGTGTTCTTGGAGGAAATGTTATCTTCCAACTTTAATGGCTTAAGTGGTAATATAACATTCAAGGAAAGACATTTATCATACACTCCAGTATTAAGAGTCATAAATGTGGTTAATCAGAATTACAAGGAATTGGACTTTTGGACACCAAAGTTGAAATTTTCTGGATCTCTTAAAATACTGAAAGACAGAGAGAAAATAGGTGATCATGCTACAAAAAACTTAACTGGAACAGTGGTCTGGCCAGGAGGCTTAAATTCTGTTGATCCTCCTAAGGGATGGGTATTACCTACCAATGTAAACCCTTTAAAAGTTGCACTACCTATGAACCCTGCTTTTGATAATTTTTTGAAGGAAGATTCCCCAAAGAAATATTCTGGTTTTTGTATTGATCTTTTCCACGCTGTCCGAGGAATTCTATATGACAAGTATTCAGGTCTTCCCTATGTATTTGATGCCTTCAATGAATCCTATGATATACTTCTGCAGAGAGTCATAAATGAG TCCCATGATGCTATTGTAGGAGATGTAACAATTCTCGCCAATCGATCAAAAGATGTGTGGTTCACTCAACCATACACTGAGTCAGGCTTATCGCTCATATTTCCTGCAGAGATTGATAGGTCAGCGTGGTTGTGTATGAAACCATTTAGCTGGGAAATGTGGGTTGCAACTATTGGCATCCTCCTATACACAATGTTTATCATTTGGTTCCTGGAGCATCACTTGAATCCAGAATTTGGTGATGGACCAGTGAAAAATCAGATCAGCACCACCCTGTGGTTTGCTTTTACTTCTCTATTTTTTGCTCATA AGGAGAAAATAAACAGCAACTCTGCAAGAGTAGTAGTTGGTGTATGGctatttcttgtttttgttctGACATCAAGCTACACTGCCAACCTTTCTTCATTGCTCACTGTCAAAAGATTGAAGTCTGGAAGAGACGTTCAATGGCTTAAAAGAAACAACCTATCAGTTGGTTGTGATAACAGCAGTGGTTTTGTAAAGAGCTACTTGGTCAACGTGTATGGTTTCAATCCGCAGCAAGTGACAGAGGTTGATGGAGAACATGAAATTGTGGAAAAATTCAAGAGCAAAAGGATTTCTGCTCTCTTTCTTGAGAGCCCATATGAGAAAGTTTTCTTGAACAAGTATTGCAATGATTATACTGCAATTACAGCTGCATATAAATTTGGAGGACTGGGATTT GTATTCCAAAAAGGGTCTCCCATGGCAAAAGACTTTTCTGTAGCAATTTTAACACTAGCAGAAAATGGAACACTGAAAGCTTTGGAAGAGAAATGGTTGACCCCTTCCAAGGAATGCACAAACAGTTCAACCTCTCAAGAAACTGAGGCCCTGACTCTAGACAAATTCTGGGGCCTCTATGTCATAGGTGCTGCCACTTCCACCATCTGCTTAGTGCTGGCTTTACTGAGGAAGTACCTTCATAACCATAATCACTACCAGCATGAAGAGGAATCTCAACTTCAAGGAAATATTACAGCTGAGGACAATAGTGTTTGGAATAAGGCATTAAGAATCAGCACAGATTTTAACCATGGGAATCATAAAAGTATGGATAGAGCTGCAACTTTTGCTGGAAGTGGAACAAAGGGTGTACGTCGTAGGAACTCCTCCAGGTGGGAGCGTATAAGCATTTCCGAAGAACTGAGCAATCCACAGCGCTCCGAATCAGCTATCATAGAAATGCTGTAG
- the LOC130724326 gene encoding glutamate receptor 2.7-like, which yields MHCPPSIPQALATIWLFFYLLISSVLVNGNRDEATAANNKVISIGAIIHTNSRIGKEQQVAMDIAAQSYNITSKNYKLALYFQNSTKDPFRATTFAEELQKMQVIIGMHTWPEAALMAEIGNQAQVPTISFVEPAITPPLMTVRWPYLVRLANNGTAFVKCIASIVQAHSWQKVVAIYEDDGYGGDYGMLALLSEALQDVGSGIEYRLALPPISSLQDPGELVHEEMLKLKHTQSRVFIVLQSSLEMAIHLFKEASTMGLVDKESAWILPESITNLLDSLNKTAISHMEGALGIKTYYSERSKEYQDFEAQFRRTFGSKNPEEDNRYPGVHALQAYDSIKIVSQAVNRITSRNNTSPKALLTEIQSSNFLGLSGQIQFEAGKLLQNPVFRIVNVVGKSYKELCFWTQQHGFNTSLHKGQGGNGAAGNTNCFRGVRWPGNLDRDPKGWNMPTEQNPLRIAVRSRTSFSKFVKVEYGQDRTPVKYSGFCIEIFEHVVKLLGYHLPFNYTPIDGTYNDLVWLVYNKTYDAVVGDMTILEERLQYVDFTVPYAESGLSMIVPAKSEASALMFMRPFTWELWMVTGAILIYTMLVVWLLEREPNPEFQGNWKRQISTALWFTFSSLFFAHREKMHSTLTRVVMVSWLFLVLILNSSYTASLSSLLTVKQLQPTVTDIEWLKRNNMKVGCDGDSFVRLFLEKVERFKPENIINITNEYKYDDALANNSIAAAFLELPYEKVFISEYCKRYTGSTPRTRFGGLGFMFQKGSPLARDVSKAILHLSEKAELKRLEEKWLITSQDCSNNMTSSDDNTDSLKLRSLWVLFVISAATSTICLLLSTPRMYSRKLNNSREAQDVTDCSSRADHESIADTPEHQQETASLVPKILMLPSPPEEVQMTTRDGRPSESHRLQNASHIRHFSHPY from the exons ATGCATTGCCCTCCATCTATTCCTCAAGCACTTGCAACAATTTGGCTATTCTTTTATTTACTCATCTCCTCTGTTCTCGTTAATGGTAACCGAGATGAGGCTACGGCTGCAAACAACAAAGTTATATCTATTGGGGCTATCATTCATACTAACTCTCGTATTGGGAAAGAACAGCAAGTAGCCATGGACATTGCAGCTCAGAGTTACAATATCACTTCAAAGAACTACAAGCTAGCTCTCTATTTTCAAAACTCCACCAAGGATCCCTTCAGAGCCACCACTTTTG CTGAAGAATTGCAAAAGATGCAAGTGATTATAGGGATGCACACATGGCCAGAAGCAGCTCTAATGGCTGAAATAGGAAACCAAGCTCAAGTTCCTACCATATCCTTCGTGGAACCTGCCATTACCCCGCCGCTGATGACAGTTCGATGGCCTTATTTGGTGAGACTGGCTAACAATGGCACAGCATTTGTGAAATGCATAGCAAGTATAGTGCAAGCTCATAGCTGGCAGAAAGTAGTAGCTATATATGAAGATGACGGGTATGGTGGAGATTATGGGATGCTGGCACTGCTATCTGAGGCCCTTCAGGATGTGGGTTCAGGGATTGAATACCGCTTAGCTCTTCCACCCATTTCTTCTCTGCAGGATCCAGGAGAGCTAGTACATGAAGAGATGCTCAAGTTAAAGCACACACAATCTAGGGTGTTCATTGTGCTTCAATCATCATTAGAAATGGCCATTCATTTGTTCAAAGAAGCTTCAACAATGGGGCTTGTGGACAAAGAATCAGCTTGGATACTCCCAGAGAGCATAACTAATTTGCTGGACTCACTGAATAAGACAGCAATTTCCCATATGGAAGGAGCTTTAGGAATCAAGACCTACTACTCCGAAAGAAGCAAGGAGTATCAAGATTTTGAGGCTCAGTTCCGGAGGACTTTTGGGTCCAAGAATCCAGAGGAAGATAACCGCTATCCAGGAGTTCATGCCCTGCAAGCATATGACAGCATCAAAATTGTCTCACAAGCAGTCAACAGAATTACCAGTAGAAACAATACCAGTCCAAAGGCTTTACTAACAGAAATACAGTCAAGCAATTTCCTTGGCTTAAGTGGCCAAATTCAATTTGAAGCTGGGAAACTTTTGCAGAATCCTGTCTTCAGGATAGTGAACGTCGTTGGGAAAAGTTACAAGGAATTATGCTTCTGGACTCAACAACATGGTTTCAACACAAGCCTCCATAAAGGACAAGGTGGAAATGGTGCTGCAGGAAATACAAATTGTTTCAGGGGTGTACGTTGGCCGGGGAATTTGGACCGGGATCCGAAGGGATGGAACATGCCTACTGAACAAAATCCATTGAGAATCGCGGTCCGAAGCAGAACCTCATTTTCCAAGTTTGTCAAGGTTGAGTATGGTCAGGACCGAACTCCTGTAAAATATAGTGGATTCTGCATTGAAATTTTTGAGCATGTAGTCAAACTTTTGGGGTACCATTTGCCATTTAACTACACTCCCATTGATGGAACCTATAACGATTTGGTCTGGCTTGTCTATAACAAG ACATATGATGCTGTTGTTGGGGACATGACCATACTAGAGGAAAGATTGCAGTATGTGGATTTCACGGTGCCATATGCAGAATCCGGATTGTCAATGATAGTTCCAGCAAAGTCAGAAGCATCAGCATTGATGTTTATGAGGCCCTTTACCTGGGAATTGTGGATGGTTACAGGTGCAATCCTAATTTATACCATGTTAGTAGTTTGGTTGCTTGAGCGAGAACCCAATCCAGAGTTTCAGGGCAATTGGAAGCGACAGATCAGCACAGCTCTTTGGTTTACCTTCTCCTCTCTGTTCTTCGCGCATA GAGAAAAAATGCACAGCACCTTAACTCGAGTGGTAATGGTCTCATGGCTTTTTCTAGTTTTGATTCTCAACTCAAGCTACACTGCTAGTCTTTCTTCATTGCTCACAGTTAAACAACTACAACCAACTGTCACAGACATTGAGTGGCTTAAGAGGAACAACATGAAAGTTGGCTGTGATGGTGACTCATTTGTCAGATTGTTCCTAGAGAAAGTAGAAAGATTCAAGCCAGAGAACATCATAAACATTACTAATGAGTACAAGTATGATGATGCACTCGCAAACAACAGCATAGCAGCTGCCTTTCTTGAGCTCCCATATGAAaaagtattcatcagtgagtaCTGCAAGAGATACACTGGCTCCACCCCTAGAACAAGATTCGGAGGATTAGGCTTT ATGTTCCAAAAAGGCTCGCCGCTCGCCAGAGATGTTTCTAAAGCTATATTGCATCTCTCAGAAAAAGCAGAGCTAAAGAGACTGGAAGAAAAATGGTTGATTACCTCCCAGGATTGCTCGAACAACATGACATCTTCTGACGACAATACGGATAGTTTGAAGCTTAGAAGCTTATGGGTTCTCTTTGTCATCTCTGCTGCCACTTCCACCATTTGTCTGCTACTATCAACTCCCAGGATGTATAGCAGAAAGCTCAATAATTCAAGGGAGGCACAGGATGTAACTGATTGTTCTTCGAGAGCGGATCATGAAAGCATTGCTGATACCCCGGAGCATCAACAGGAAACGGCTTCTCTAGTACCTAAAATCTTAATGCTACCTTCTCCACCTGAAGAGGTACAGATGACAACACGTGATGGAAGACCCTCGGAATCACATAGACTTCAAAATGCTTCCCATATCAGACACTTTAGTCACCCATATTAG
- the LOC130726874 gene encoding uncharacterized protein LOC130726874, with translation MQMQSLFVCRVPFPSPCISIGVDDNNNNSKSTTVKRRRNLNTVRAMRAVVQRVASASVEVDGRVVSEIGPGLLVLVGIHDSDGTIDADYICRKVLNMRLFPNETTGKAWDMSVMQKNYQVLLVSQFTLYGILKGNKPDFHVAMAPQRAKPFYASLVDMFRNAYNPDAIKDGVFGAKMKVNLVNDGPVTMQLDSNSRKNTADAAES, from the exons ATGCAAATGCAGTCCTTGTTCGTGTGTAGGGTTCCATTCCCATCACCATGTATAAGCATAGGAGTAgacgacaacaacaacaacagtaaGAGCACAACAGTGAAGAGAAGAAGGAACTTGAACACAGTGAGAGCAATGCGAGCCGTCGTTCAGCGCGTGGCCTCCGCCTCCGTCGAGGTCGACGGCCGCGTCGTATCGGAGATTGGCCCCGGCCTCCTCGTCCTCGTCGGAATCCACGATTCCGACGGCACAATCGACGCCGATTACATATGTCGGAAGGTGTTGAATATGAGGCTATTCCCAAATGAAACCACAGGAAAAGCATGGGACATGAGCGTGATGCAGAAGAATTACCAGGTTTTGCTAG TGAGTCAGTTTACTTTGTATGGAATCCTCAAGGGTAACAAGCCGGATTTTCACGTCGCGATGGCGCCTCAGAGAGCTAAACCTTTCTATGCTTCTTTGGTTGACATGTTTAGGAATGCCTATAACCCTGATGCAATCAAGG ATGGTGTATTTGGAGCGAAGATGAAG GTAAATTTGGTTAATGATGGACCAGTTACAATGCAGCTTGATTCAAATTCACGCAA GAATACAGCTGATGCAGCAGAATCTTGA